In the genome of Desulfofarcimen acetoxidans DSM 771, one region contains:
- a CDS encoding DUF4277 domain-containing protein, whose product MDLQPILEQLAKLPPEILMKIMPELKVEVPKADPSGAVLIGVFLARSLGIGKIIDNFIGEEYVTYEHLREDRANGSKYRVSTGLACEIMVGDMLGRNKDLTRLYKFEEACKNWQVETILGIPSEKFNDDKMGRALDAINSNAKYMANVLQDIVLSASKKFGVPLNTFYNDTSSIPVSGVMEDNDKVQYGYGGLTGLKQLILNLTIASGASLPVTSSIDSGNVQGGTTFERSFEKVKEITDDQEFEMIIDRGILTQDNMHLMLTI is encoded by the coding sequence ATGGACTTACAACCTATTTTAGAACAACTAGCTAAATTACCCCCCGAAATATTGATGAAGATAATGCCCGAATTAAAAGTAGAAGTTCCGAAGGCAGATCCCTCAGGTGCAGTACTTATCGGTGTCTTTTTAGCAAGAAGCCTGGGCATCGGTAAAATAATTGACAACTTTATAGGCGAAGAATATGTTACTTATGAACATCTACGTGAAGACAGAGCCAACGGTTCTAAATATCGGGTAAGTACTGGTTTGGCATGTGAAATAATGGTTGGCGACATGCTGGGCAGAAATAAAGATCTCACCCGTTTATATAAATTTGAAGAAGCTTGTAAAAACTGGCAGGTCGAAACAATACTCGGTATACCGTCCGAAAAATTTAATGATGACAAAATGGGTAGAGCCCTTGACGCTATAAACTCAAATGCAAAATATATGGCTAATGTATTGCAGGATATTGTTTTATCAGCATCCAAGAAATTTGGAGTTCCACTTAACACTTTTTACAATGACACATCCTCCATTCCAGTCTCTGGTGTTATGGAGGATAACGATAAAGTTCAATACGGGTATGGTGGTCTAACGGGTTTAAAACAATTAATCCTTAATCTTACGATAGCCTCTGGTGCATCTTTGCCGGTAACATCATCAATTGATTCCGGTAATGTTCAAGGCGGTACGACTTTTGAGCGTTCATTCGAGAAGGTTAAAGAGATTACCGATGACCAAGAATTTGAGATGATTATTGATCGTGGTATCCTAACCCAAGATAATATGCATTTGATGCTTACTATATAG
- a CDS encoding IS630 family transposase, which translates to MDASHIRDYQGLQRAWFPKGEQKKIKTYGHHAKVTLYGALNYYTGKVFCVNYDKIDAEKFKDFLKKLVSHFLKDDISKIYIVLDNARVHHAKLLKDFLDEHKDHLFLKFIQPYSPNLNCIEELWKWLKNTAIYNRFHKNASEIQKSVDSFLEEIKCCSEDVKKRLCV; encoded by the coding sequence GTGGATGCATCTCACATTAGGGATTATCAAGGTTTACAACGAGCATGGTTCCCAAAAGGTGAGCAAAAAAAGATTAAGACCTATGGACACCATGCAAAAGTTACATTATACGGTGCTTTAAACTACTATACGGGTAAAGTTTTTTGTGTAAATTATGACAAAATCGATGCAGAAAAATTCAAAGATTTTCTTAAAAAATTGGTATCACATTTTTTAAAAGATGACATTTCTAAAATTTACATTGTTCTTGATAATGCAAGAGTTCATCATGCAAAATTACTTAAAGACTTTTTAGACGAGCATAAGGATCATCTGTTTTTGAAATTTATTCAACCCTACTCACCCAATCTGAATTGCATAGAAGAGTTATGGAAATGGTTAAAAAATACAGCTATTTATAATCGCTTTCATAAAAATGCTTCAGAAATTCAAAAATCTGTTGACTCGTTTTTAGAGGAAATCAAATGCTGTTCGGAAGATGTGAAAAAGAGACTTTGCGTTTAA
- a CDS encoding IS630 family transposase: MRKLHLNNPQNLTIEDLNKIKRETPYKLRCRVQAVILVMKGRQAKQIAEYLDISEQTIRKYVAYFNEGGVKKLLHVSKKPGRPPRLTNEQKEEVKEVLKQSPSEVGFSTHTTWNCKTLAAYIYDTYGVKYTSDGVWRMLLKMDFRYNRPTYVLAKADPEKQKAFQDELEELKKSH; this comes from the coding sequence ATGAGGAAATTGCATTTAAACAATCCACAAAATTTAACCATTGAGGATTTGAATAAGATAAAAAGAGAAACACCATATAAACTAAGATGCAGAGTTCAAGCTGTTATTCTTGTCATGAAAGGGAGACAAGCAAAGCAGATTGCCGAATATCTTGATATAAGTGAACAAACCATAAGAAAATACGTTGCTTACTTTAATGAAGGTGGAGTTAAAAAACTGCTTCATGTATCAAAAAAGCCGGGAAGACCGCCAAGGCTAACCAATGAACAAAAAGAAGAGGTCAAAGAGGTACTGAAACAATCACCATCAGAGGTTGGTTTTAGTACCCATACTACTTGGAATTGTAAAACCCTCGCTGCTTACATTTATGATACATACGGCGTTAAATATACATCAGATGGTGTTTGGCGCATGCTTCTTAAGATGGATTTTCGTTATAATCGTCCCACTTATGTATTAGCCAAAGCTGATCCGGAAAAACAAAAAGCTTTTCAAGATGAGCTGGAAGAGTTAAAAAAATCTCACTGA
- a CDS encoding stalk domain-containing protein, giving the protein MKKVIIFAIAFILAIIVVFPALSDPMYHYFQDDIKIISVVFKINTPFYTVNNPPGAPMDVSPFLHNDRIYVPVRFLSNAFGITTGNITWDDSTQTVTIKDSDTILQMTIGQDQVTINGKIMQINVSPLLIQNRVFLPARYIAEGLGYQVAWDNKNQAVICWPQGQQRTDVSGAINWLNGQSHQPMNPSTQLLTASDSTWVDITGNVNFSGLEDIAVDSSGNVYVADTGKRKIKKLVNGTWTDIICNFDSDIPVKVAIDSSGNLYVVGVRTIEKFVNGTWIDITGNGDFKMPHGLAVDSSGNVYVADTWHSKIKKLANGGNAWVDITINFDGEPYGVAVDGSGNVYVADLNNNKIKKLVNGTWTDITGNAWLIYPDSLAVDNSGNVYVITNRFIGGVLYPRIGKLMNGILTDITGNEGSERPSGIAIDSYGNIYVSNAGSKTIKKLLR; this is encoded by the coding sequence ATGAAAAAAGTAATTATTTTCGCGATAGCCTTTATCCTAGCTATTATTGTAGTATTTCCAGCCCTATCTGACCCGATGTACCACTACTTCCAAGATGATATCAAAATTATATCCGTCGTCTTCAAAATCAATACCCCTTTTTATACAGTTAACAATCCCCCAGGTGCCCCAATGGATGTATCACCGTTTTTGCATAACGACAGGATTTATGTACCTGTAAGGTTCCTTAGCAACGCCTTCGGTATAACTACTGGCAACATTACCTGGGACGACTCGACTCAAACAGTAACCATAAAAGATTCTGATACCATACTGCAAATGACAATAGGGCAAGATCAAGTCACTATTAACGGAAAGATTATGCAAATTAATGTAAGCCCTTTATTAATTCAGAATAGAGTTTTTCTCCCTGCTAGGTATATTGCCGAAGGTTTGGGCTATCAAGTTGCATGGGACAACAAGAACCAAGCAGTCATTTGTTGGCCGCAAGGACAGCAACGAACCGACGTTAGTGGTGCTATTAATTGGTTAAATGGGCAATCCCATCAGCCGATGAACCCTTCAACGCAGCTATTAACGGCTAGTGACAGCACTTGGGTAGATATTACTGGTAATGTAAATTTTAGTGGACTTGAGGACATAGCGGTGGACAGCTCCGGCAATGTTTATGTGGCAGATACAGGTAAAAGGAAAATTAAAAAACTGGTTAACGGCACTTGGACGGATATCATCTGCAATTTTGATTCTGACATTCCTGTTAAAGTGGCTATTGACAGTTCCGGGAATTTGTACGTGGTAGGTGTTAGGACAATCGAAAAATTTGTGAATGGCACATGGATAGACATCACTGGCAATGGAGATTTTAAAATGCCTCATGGTTTGGCTGTGGACAGTTCCGGAAATGTGTATGTTGCAGATACATGGCATAGCAAAATCAAAAAACTGGCGAACGGCGGCAATGCCTGGGTGGACATCACCATCAATTTTGACGGGGAACCTTATGGAGTAGCTGTGGACGGTTCTGGAAATGTGTATGTTGCTGATCTAAATAATAACAAAATCAAAAAGCTAGTGAATGGCACCTGGACGGATATTACTGGCAACGCATGGCTAATATATCCTGATAGTTTGGCGGTGGATAATTCCGGCAATGTGTATGTTATAACCAATAGATTTATTGGTGGCGTATTGTATCCTAGGATCGGAAAGCTAATGAATGGTATTTTGACTGACATTACCGGTAACGAAGGTTCTGAACGGCCTAGTGGCATAGCAATTGACAGTTACGGTAATATTTATGTATCAAATGCAGGTAGTAAAACGATTAAAAAGCTACTCAGATAG
- a CDS encoding RHS repeat-associated core domain-containing protein: protein MKKAETIKSGKRVVAEFAYNGDDLRIQKVVKKLDAGYTPEVTNYLYSGSHVILETDTTGNVKVRYIHGINYICRIDAANKISYFMYNGHGDVVQTVAENGTVENQYDYDIFGNPTLATEQYANTIRYAGEFYDSETGFYYLRARYYESYTGQIDSPLSLNLYTYCENDPINMINPSGRGKVWNNYGEVIGYNSLGFSYTDHGQEALNIHGGGEQAYKEYTPSTPQGLQNMVATVGYTTSFRELSSSKRNRILIAANDDNWKWLFTDYGQYLESKLSLIGLRQWIETVGGSIYWDSEAGIATAIYNNHVVHYYIDDYTVKNGHIMLEYEQLFRDFNYDIDEKPLEGDLLGDFLFIDLPAGGSGRQ from the coding sequence TTGAAAAAAGCTGAAACAATCAAATCCGGCAAGCGAGTAGTGGCGGAATTTGCCTATAACGGAGACGATCTGAGAATTCAAAAAGTGGTCAAGAAACTGGACGCCGGCTATACGCCCGAAGTAACCAACTACCTTTACAGCGGCTCGCATGTTATACTGGAGACAGACACGACCGGTAATGTAAAAGTAAGGTATATCCATGGAATAAACTACATCTGCCGGATAGATGCAGCAAACAAAATATCCTACTTTATGTACAACGGGCACGGTGATGTGGTGCAGACCGTTGCCGAAAACGGCACGGTTGAAAACCAGTACGACTACGACATCTTTGGCAACCCGACCCTGGCAACAGAACAATACGCGAATACCATCAGATACGCCGGAGAGTTCTATGACAGTGAAACAGGGTTTTACTACCTGCGGGCACGATACTATGAGAGCTATACCGGTCAGATTGACAGTCCATTAAGCTTGAACCTGTACACTTATTGTGAGAATGACCCGATTAACATGATTAACCCTTCGGGACGAGGCAAAGTATGGAATAATTATGGAGAGGTTATTGGATATAACTCGTTAGGCTTTAGCTATACAGACCACGGCCAAGAGGCATTAAACATACATGGTGGCGGTGAACAGGCTTATAAGGAATATACTCCCTCAACTCCGCAAGGGTTGCAAAATATGGTTGCGACTGTTGGGTATACAACTAGCTTTAGAGAATTGTCTTCATCCAAGCGTAATCGAATTTTGATTGCTGCTAATGATGACAATTGGAAATGGTTATTTACGGATTATGGACAATATTTAGAATCAAAGCTTAGTTTAATAGGATTAAGACAATGGATTGAAACTGTTGGAGGTTCGATATATTGGGATAGTGAAGCTGGAATAGCTACAGCAATATATAATAATCATGTTGTTCATTATTATATTGACGACTATACAGTTAAAAATGGCCATATAATGCTTGAATATGAGCAACTTTTTAGGGATTTTAATTATGATATTGATGAAAAACCTCTTGAAGGAGATCTGCTTGGTGACTTTTTGTTTATCGACCTTCCAGCAGGTGGTTCTGGAAGGCAATGA
- a CDS encoding BlaI/MecI/CopY family transcriptional regulator, whose product MVDYRLAEAESKFVDLIWENGPINSTELVRLSEEVMKWKKSTTYTILKRLCDRGILKNEGAVVSAAISRDEFFAGQSRRFVEDSFGGSLPRFLTSFIGGKKLSDKQAEELVRLINDHKEG is encoded by the coding sequence ATGGTTGATTATAGGTTAGCAGAAGCAGAATCAAAATTCGTTGACTTGATTTGGGAGAATGGGCCAATTAACTCGACAGAGCTTGTCCGTCTGTCGGAGGAAGTGATGAAATGGAAAAAGTCCACGACATACACCATTTTGAAACGGCTGTGCGACAGAGGAATTCTCAAAAACGAAGGTGCGGTTGTGTCTGCGGCGATTAGCCGCGATGAATTTTTTGCGGGTCAGAGCCGCCGCTTTGTTGAGGACAGTTTCGGCGGTTCACTGCCACGTTTTCTCACTTCATTCATCGGTGGGAAAAAACTGTCCGACAAACAGGCAGAAGAACTCGTGCGTTTAATTAACGATCATAAGGAGGGCTGA
- a CDS encoding peptidase M56 BlaR1: MEKIFLSVLNMSLTGTFVIVAITLARLPLKKAPKIISYALWAVAGFRLVFPFSIQSVFSLLPFKAAPIPQDIGMQAIPRINSGIKIVDNAVSAILPAAAPASSVNPLQIWLTIGSYIWLFGIAIMLIYSFVSIVLLKHKLRGTEFIEGNIYEADNLRTPFVIGLFRSKIYIPAGLSDKERRYIVLHEQTHIRRHDHAVKMLAYFVLCLHWFNPLVWIAFILMGADMEMSCDERVMKELGEDIKNAYSLSLVRVAAGHKILNGSPLAFGEGGMKERVKNVLNFKKHSRVIVIAAQGSKTSLPLTCLICSTKPTRRITTVYATK; this comes from the coding sequence ATGGAGAAAATTTTCCTTTCTGTCCTCAATATGAGCCTGACAGGGACATTTGTTATTGTGGCTATCACGCTTGCACGACTACCGCTTAAAAAAGCGCCGAAGATAATTTCTTACGCACTGTGGGCGGTGGCAGGGTTTCGGCTTGTGTTCCCGTTTTCAATCCAGAGCGTGTTCAGTCTGCTTCCGTTCAAAGCTGCGCCTATCCCGCAGGACATTGGAATGCAAGCCATTCCGCGCATTAACAGCGGGATAAAGATTGTTGACAACGCCGTCAGCGCGATATTGCCCGCCGCTGCGCCCGCCTCCAGTGTAAATCCGTTGCAAATCTGGCTCACCATCGGCTCTTATATCTGGCTTTTCGGCATTGCCATCATGCTCATCTACAGCTTTGTATCAATCGTTTTATTAAAACACAAACTTCGTGGCACAGAGTTTATTGAAGGCAATATCTATGAAGCCGATAATCTTAGAACACCGTTTGTCATTGGGCTTTTCAGATCAAAGATTTATATTCCGGCGGGGCTTTCGGATAAGGAACGCCGCTATATCGTTCTGCACGAGCAAACACACATCCGGCGGCATGACCACGCCGTCAAAATGCTGGCCTATTTTGTGCTGTGTCTGCATTGGTTTAATCCGCTGGTATGGATTGCGTTTATTTTGATGGGCGCAGATATGGAGATGTCCTGCGATGAGCGTGTGATGAAGGAACTCGGCGAAGACATCAAAAATGCCTATTCGCTGTCGCTCGTCCGCGTGGCGGCTGGACATAAAATCCTAAACGGAAGTCCGCTCGCATTCGGTGAGGGAGGTATGAAAGAGAGGGTCAAAAACGTGTTGAATTTCAAAAAACATTCGCGCGTGATTGTCATTGCGGCGCAAGGAAGCAAAACCAGCTTACCTCTTACTTGTCTGATTTGTTCAACAAAGCCTACGCGCCGCATTACGACGGTCTACGCTACGAAATGA
- a CDS encoding energy-coupling factor transporter transmembrane component T family protein yields the protein MLSHWQKDGLSGMTGGKEIQAMKLDPRTKMLMVVCLSGLALIYDTPVRLLPVLAATIALLLIFRFNVIAVWGYLKPFLFLMLIVFVLQCIFTSGGKVLLSLGPVPLVSSSGLSSGACFILRSMVVIASAMLLTTFSSRDFILGLVQWKVPYEIAFMVFIALRFLPVFRDELINAVNAVQLRGVELKKVPWSRKITIYRSLFFPVVYGVMLKAQHLSVALEARGFRAYTRRTYLRRLNFNFADYVVIVLFSAITFILILLQVLHWISVS from the coding sequence GTGTTATCACACTGGCAGAAGGACGGATTGTCGGGAATGACGGGCGGAAAGGAGATTCAGGCCATGAAGCTTGATCCCCGGACAAAAATGCTGATGGTTGTCTGTCTCTCCGGTTTAGCTTTGATTTACGATACTCCGGTCCGTCTTCTGCCGGTCCTTGCGGCCACAATAGCGCTGTTGCTGATTTTTCGTTTTAATGTAATCGCGGTATGGGGATACCTGAAACCCTTTTTATTTTTGATGCTGATTGTTTTTGTTCTCCAGTGTATTTTTACTTCGGGTGGCAAGGTGCTGCTTTCTTTGGGTCCGGTACCCCTGGTAAGCAGCAGTGGTTTGTCGTCAGGCGCCTGTTTCATTCTGCGCAGCATGGTGGTTATTGCCTCCGCTATGCTGTTAACCACATTTAGTTCCCGTGATTTTATCCTGGGGCTGGTGCAGTGGAAAGTCCCCTATGAAATTGCCTTTATGGTTTTCATAGCTCTGCGTTTTTTACCGGTTTTCCGGGACGAGCTGATTAATGCGGTTAACGCAGTTCAATTGAGGGGAGTCGAACTGAAGAAAGTTCCCTGGAGTCGCAAAATTACAATATACCGCAGCTTGTTTTTTCCAGTGGTTTATGGGGTGATGCTTAAAGCCCAGCATCTGTCGGTTGCTTTAGAAGCGCGGGGTTTTAGGGCCTATACACGGCGCACTTATCTCAGACGATTGAACTTTAATTTTGCCGATTACGTTGTGATAGTGTTATTTTCAGCCATCACCTTTATACTCATATTACTGCAAGTATTGCATTGGATTAGTGTTTCATAA
- a CDS encoding energy-coupling factor ABC transporter ATP-binding protein — translation MAYLELSQVAFSYPRKKTTLLTGINLALEKKEITAIVGANGSGKTTLTKLMVGLLRASAGEIYLAGRSIDNYSLAEIGCRIGYVFQNPDLQLFCNTVEEEIGFGLIYRGCNPYTVRERVEFYLDYFELAACRNAFPLYLSQGEKQRLAIAAVLASEPDFLILDEPTIGLDAYRKKLLEAFLIKTALLGRGMILVSHDLAFVNKVAERVITLAEGRIVGNDGRKGDSGHEA, via the coding sequence GTGGCATATTTGGAGTTGAGCCAGGTAGCTTTCTCCTATCCCCGTAAGAAAACAACTTTGTTGACCGGGATTAACCTGGCATTGGAGAAAAAAGAAATAACAGCTATTGTCGGAGCGAATGGCAGTGGTAAGACCACTCTGACCAAGCTAATGGTTGGGCTGTTACGGGCCAGTGCGGGGGAAATTTATCTGGCGGGGCGATCTATTGACAATTATTCGCTGGCTGAAATCGGGTGCCGCATTGGATATGTTTTTCAAAACCCGGATTTGCAGCTTTTTTGCAATACTGTGGAGGAGGAAATAGGTTTCGGGTTAATCTACCGCGGCTGCAACCCGTATACGGTGCGGGAAAGGGTTGAGTTCTATCTGGATTATTTTGAGCTGGCAGCTTGTCGCAATGCTTTTCCGCTATATTTGAGTCAGGGGGAAAAACAACGCCTGGCGATAGCTGCTGTACTAGCCAGTGAACCTGATTTTCTGATTTTGGATGAGCCCACAATCGGCTTGGATGCTTACCGCAAGAAGCTTTTAGAAGCTTTTTTAATAAAAACAGCCCTGCTGGGCAGGGGCATGATCCTGGTTAGTCATGACTTGGCCTTTGTGAACAAGGTGGCGGAGCGTGTTATCACACTGGCAGAAGGACGGATTGTCGGGAATGACGGGCGGAAAGGAGATTCAGGCCATGAAGCTTGA
- a CDS encoding energy-coupling factor ABC transporter ATP-binding protein produces MDAVAVKGLAYQYQAGGPSILKCINFKVTQGEMVVVAGLSGCGKSTLCGCISGTVQCNRYGVMKGEVVVNGKNVREMRAAKLALEVGMVFQDPDMQLFSPTVEDEIAFAPENLCLPPDRIRERVDGVLALVGIADLREANPYQLSGGEKHLVALAAVLSLDPPVLILDEVMSQLDAAGKKRVSTVLKKLRDGGKTIIVVEHDLEAVAFADRLLVLENGAAVRFDRMETLLADRDFMAAIRLIC; encoded by the coding sequence ATGGATGCTGTGGCGGTTAAGGGATTAGCTTATCAATACCAGGCAGGCGGGCCATCTATATTAAAGTGTATAAACTTTAAGGTGACCCAAGGAGAAATGGTTGTGGTAGCTGGCTTGAGCGGCTGTGGCAAAAGCACTCTCTGTGGTTGTATCAGCGGTACTGTTCAATGCAACCGTTATGGGGTAATGAAGGGTGAAGTAGTGGTAAACGGTAAAAATGTCCGGGAAATGAGAGCGGCAAAGTTGGCCCTGGAAGTGGGAATGGTCTTTCAGGATCCTGATATGCAGCTTTTTTCACCCACGGTGGAAGACGAAATTGCTTTTGCACCGGAGAACCTGTGCTTGCCGCCTGATCGTATTCGGGAACGGGTGGATGGTGTGCTTGCTTTAGTGGGAATTGCTGACTTAAGAGAGGCAAATCCTTACCAGCTTTCCGGTGGCGAGAAACACTTGGTGGCTCTGGCCGCGGTTTTGTCTCTTGACCCGCCGGTGCTGATATTGGACGAAGTTATGTCTCAGCTTGACGCAGCAGGTAAAAAGAGAGTGTCAACTGTGTTGAAAAAACTTCGCGACGGGGGAAAAACAATTATAGTTGTAGAGCATGATCTGGAAGCTGTTGCTTTTGCTGATCGTCTGCTGGTGTTGGAGAATGGGGCAGCGGTTCGCTTTGACCGGATGGAAACGCTTTTGGCCGATCGCGACTTTATGGCTGCCATTCGGTTAATTTGCTGA
- the tsaA gene encoding tRNA (N6-threonylcarbamoyladenosine(37)-N6)-methyltransferase TrmO, with amino-acid sequence MAIVPEEPVLIKPVGVVISDFKKCSRTFDYSKESIVCMREDLTNALIGIEYFSHLHVIYYHHRREEWLKLIEWEQAEPPITIPFAGEPACQGVYSTRSPSRPSAMGSCVVELVKREENRIYVKGLDALDGTPVLDIKIYIPHYDAFPLAETPLNWCKANDLITTSRHFHWNTINVGLTLGLRTGAKALQEIGICRGEAVVAEVAGGHFFAQGIEGATGCSVLQGNMVFEEKNTSPGQWKLKLIGRESDVEIRLNDQIYSEASEVLNIGEDVLFAYVQKKPRSM; translated from the coding sequence ATGGCCATTGTTCCGGAAGAACCGGTTTTAATCAAGCCGGTAGGCGTTGTTATATCCGATTTTAAAAAATGCAGCCGTACTTTTGACTATAGTAAAGAAAGCATTGTATGCATGAGAGAAGATCTTACAAATGCTCTCATCGGTATCGAATATTTTTCCCATCTTCATGTAATTTATTACCATCATCGCAGGGAAGAGTGGTTGAAACTGATTGAATGGGAACAAGCTGAGCCACCCATAACAATTCCCTTTGCCGGCGAACCGGCCTGCCAGGGAGTTTATTCCACACGTTCTCCGTCACGTCCTTCGGCCATGGGGTCCTGTGTTGTTGAACTGGTTAAACGTGAAGAGAACCGTATCTATGTCAAAGGTCTTGACGCTCTTGACGGAACTCCGGTTTTGGACATAAAAATTTATATTCCCCATTATGACGCGTTTCCTTTAGCGGAAACACCGTTGAATTGGTGTAAAGCTAATGATTTGATTACCACTTCCCGTCATTTTCACTGGAATACTATTAATGTCGGGCTTACTCTGGGGCTCAGGACAGGAGCCAAAGCATTGCAGGAAATAGGCATCTGTCGCGGAGAAGCGGTTGTAGCTGAGGTTGCAGGCGGGCATTTCTTTGCTCAGGGTATTGAGGGTGCTACCGGGTGCAGTGTTTTACAGGGAAACATGGTTTTTGAAGAGAAAAATACCTCACCCGGACAGTGGAAGCTAAAGCTTATCGGCAGAGAAAGTGATGTGGAAATCAGGCTAAATGATCAAATTTACTCCGAAGCAAGTGAAGTACTGAATATCGGTGAAGACGTTTTGTTTGCATATGTGCAAAAGAAACCGCGTTCAATGTAA